The following are from one region of the Actinoplanes sp. L3-i22 genome:
- a CDS encoding flagellar M-ring protein FliF C-terminal domain-containing protein → MEVEEWMTDTPRDLQSPTGQARSRLRWKILTIVAVLALLTGGVFLATRPSGPTALTARTTKPVASTGPVTVTDPRTLAFQTRLDQSLQTMLDSLLGPGNSVVTTTATLDFVPVDPGVLGPDDIQVPDGSGSAAAGRGETIDNAVSEANEVRTSAPGVVKRLVIVVRMNIAVAGDVDPAQVARLVSTAAGIDPARGDSVTVLT, encoded by the coding sequence ACGCAGCCGGCTCAGGTGGAAAATCCTCACCATTGTCGCAGTCCTTGCCCTGCTCACCGGGGGTGTCTTCCTGGCCACCCGGCCGTCTGGACCGACTGCCCTCACGGCGCGGACGACGAAGCCGGTAGCGAGCACGGGGCCGGTCACCGTCACCGACCCGCGGACGCTCGCATTCCAAACTCGGCTCGACCAGTCGCTGCAGACCATGCTGGACAGCCTGCTCGGCCCAGGAAACAGCGTGGTCACCACGACCGCCACGCTCGACTTCGTTCCGGTTGACCCAGGGGTGCTCGGCCCGGACGACATTCAGGTTCCCGACGGCAGCGGTTCAGCGGCTGCCGGACGGGGAGAGACCATCGACAACGCGGTCAGTGAGGCCAACGAGGTCCGCACCAGCGCGCCTGGTGTGGTCAAGCGGCTCGTCATCGTCGTTCGGATGAACATCGCTGTCGCCGGCGATGTCGACCCTGCCCAGGTGGCGCGACTGGTCAGCACGGCCGCCGGTATCGACCCTGCTCGCGGCGACTCGGTCACGGTCCTGACCTGA
- a CDS encoding APC family permease, translated as MSAEAENQASSPPKTAQTMKYISWVALALMTTSSVASLRPSPTMAVYGLASIFLYIVPALVFLLPTALVSAELASGWDGGVFNWVSQGLSKPMGFLAVWCQFAMTIFYYPSLLGFVASTLAYVINPDLASSGLWTAIVIMVCYWAGVWVSSRGTSGVAGLASGGLIIGTLIPGALLVILGIAFLGQGNESAAPMTSDHLLPAWAGLSSLVLIVNNFLSYSGMEMNAVHVSSLRKPGKEFPRAMFLAMGLVLLIFILPALAISWIVPAEELSLTAGVMQAFDAVFAAFDSQWLTPILGIMLVAASLGGMLTWLAGPSRGLLLISRREGYLPPFLQKLNKHGVQQNILVTQGLVTTVIALAYAFIPDVSSVYWIFSVITTQVYLIMYLLMFVAAVRLRRSQPDHPRGYRAPMLTGLCGVGFAASLAALLIGFVPSSQFGGGSVGVYLAIVAGGALGLGLLVPWLFYRFRKPSWKEAAA; from the coding sequence GTGAGCGCAGAGGCGGAAAACCAGGCGAGCTCGCCACCGAAGACCGCGCAAACGATGAAGTACATCTCCTGGGTGGCGCTGGCACTGATGACCACCAGCTCGGTGGCCAGTCTGCGCCCGTCACCGACGATGGCCGTCTACGGGCTGGCCAGCATCTTCCTCTACATCGTGCCGGCCCTGGTGTTCCTGCTGCCGACCGCGCTGGTCTCCGCGGAGCTCGCCTCCGGGTGGGACGGCGGCGTCTTCAACTGGGTCAGCCAGGGCCTGTCGAAACCGATGGGCTTCCTGGCCGTCTGGTGCCAGTTCGCGATGACCATCTTCTACTACCCGAGCCTGCTCGGGTTCGTGGCCAGCACGCTCGCCTACGTGATCAACCCGGATCTGGCCTCCAGCGGGCTCTGGACGGCCATCGTGATCATGGTCTGCTACTGGGCCGGGGTCTGGGTGTCCTCCCGCGGCACCAGCGGCGTCGCCGGCCTGGCCAGCGGCGGCCTGATCATCGGCACCCTGATCCCCGGCGCGCTGCTGGTGATCCTGGGCATCGCGTTCCTGGGCCAGGGCAACGAGTCGGCCGCCCCGATGACCTCCGACCACCTGCTGCCGGCCTGGGCCGGGCTGTCCAGCCTGGTGCTGATCGTCAACAACTTCCTGTCGTACTCCGGCATGGAGATGAACGCGGTGCACGTCTCCTCGCTGCGCAAGCCGGGCAAGGAGTTCCCGCGGGCGATGTTCCTGGCGATGGGCCTGGTCCTGCTGATCTTCATCCTGCCGGCGCTGGCGATCAGCTGGATCGTGCCGGCCGAGGAGCTGTCCCTGACCGCGGGCGTGATGCAGGCGTTCGACGCGGTGTTCGCCGCGTTCGACTCGCAGTGGCTCACCCCGATCCTGGGCATCATGCTGGTCGCCGCGTCGCTGGGCGGCATGCTCACCTGGCTGGCCGGGCCGTCCCGCGGGCTGCTGCTGATCTCGCGCCGGGAGGGCTACCTGCCGCCGTTCCTGCAGAAGCTCAACAAGCACGGCGTGCAGCAGAACATCCTGGTCACCCAGGGTCTGGTCACCACGGTGATCGCGCTGGCGTACGCGTTCATCCCGGACGTGTCCAGCGTGTACTGGATCTTCTCGGTGATCACCACGCAGGTCTATCTGATCATGTACCTGCTGATGTTCGTGGCCGCCGTACGGCTGCGCCGCAGCCAGCCGGACCACCCGCGCGGCTACCGGGCGCCGATGCTGACCGGGCTGTGCGGCGTCGGCTTCGCCGCGTCGCTGGCCGCGCTGCTGATCGGCTTCGTCCCGTCGTCCCAGTTCGGCGGCGGCAGCGTGGGCGTCTACCTGGCGATCGTCGCCGGTGGCGCGCTCGGGCTGGGCCTGCTCGTGCCATGGCTGTTCTACCGATTCCGCAAGCCGTCCTGGAAGGAGGCCGCCGCGTGA
- a CDS encoding dipeptidase codes for MDLREQIDELMPRARADLADLVAIRSVADPRQFPAVECERAATWVVRNFAQVGFTDLGTHLTADGSKAVFGVRPAADPDAPTVLLYAHYDVQPPLDEKAWRTPPFQLTPVGGRWYGRGAADCKGNIVMHLTALRALGDDVPVNLKLIVEGSEEQGTGGLEDFVTRNPELLRADAILVCDTGNAAVGVPATTVTLRGLVNVVVSVSALGGELHSGMFGGAAPDALAALIQILSSLRDRAGNTTIAGLDNEQTWLGAPYPPSQFRADAGLIDEARLLGDGSVSDMIWARPAVTVLGIDCPPVVGSAAAIQPRARARLNLRVPPGMDAVKAQDALIAQLHAVAPWGVRVEVTPEAVGQPFAARTGGPAYQALGSAMREAYGREMTALGQGGSIPLCNVLADTYPAAEIILMGVEEPLALIHAPNESVHPGEIARLAYAEALFLQRYRG; via the coding sequence ATGGACCTTCGTGAGCAGATCGACGAACTGATGCCACGGGCCCGGGCCGACCTGGCCGACCTGGTCGCGATCCGGTCGGTCGCCGACCCGCGGCAGTTCCCGGCCGTCGAGTGCGAGCGCGCGGCGACCTGGGTGGTGCGCAACTTCGCCCAGGTCGGCTTCACCGACCTGGGCACGCACCTCACCGCCGACGGGAGCAAGGCGGTCTTCGGCGTACGGCCGGCCGCCGACCCGGACGCGCCGACGGTCCTGCTGTACGCGCACTACGACGTGCAGCCGCCGCTCGACGAGAAGGCCTGGCGGACCCCGCCGTTCCAGCTCACCCCGGTCGGCGGGCGCTGGTACGGCCGGGGCGCCGCCGACTGCAAGGGCAACATCGTGATGCATCTGACCGCGCTGCGGGCGTTGGGAGACGACGTACCGGTCAATCTGAAGTTGATCGTCGAAGGGTCTGAGGAGCAGGGCACGGGCGGCCTCGAGGACTTCGTGACCCGCAACCCCGAGCTGCTGCGCGCCGACGCGATCCTGGTCTGCGACACCGGGAACGCGGCGGTCGGCGTGCCGGCCACCACGGTCACGCTGCGCGGCCTGGTCAACGTGGTGGTGAGCGTGTCGGCGCTCGGCGGCGAGCTGCACTCCGGGATGTTCGGCGGGGCGGCGCCGGACGCGCTCGCCGCGCTGATCCAGATCCTGTCGTCGCTGCGGGACCGGGCCGGGAACACCACGATCGCCGGGCTCGACAACGAGCAGACCTGGCTGGGCGCGCCGTATCCGCCGTCCCAGTTCCGCGCCGACGCCGGCCTGATCGACGAGGCACGGCTGCTCGGGGACGGCTCGGTCTCGGACATGATCTGGGCCCGGCCGGCGGTGACCGTGCTCGGCATCGACTGCCCGCCGGTGGTCGGCTCGGCCGCGGCGATCCAGCCGCGCGCCCGGGCCCGGCTCAACCTGCGGGTGCCGCCGGGGATGGACGCGGTGAAGGCGCAGGACGCGCTGATCGCCCAGCTGCACGCGGTGGCGCCGTGGGGGGTCCGGGTCGAGGTGACCCCGGAGGCGGTCGGGCAGCCGTTCGCGGCGCGCACCGGCGGGCCCGCCTACCAGGCGCTCGGCTCGGCGATGCGGGAGGCCTACGGCCGGGAGATGACCGCGCTCGGGCAGGGCGGGTCGATCCCGCTGTGCAACGTCCTCGCGGACACCTACCCGGCCGCGGAGATCATCCTGATGGGGGTCGAGGAGCCGCTCGCCCTGATCCACGCCCCGAACGAGAGCGTGCACCCCGGGGAGATCGCCCGGCTGGCGTACGCCGAGGCGCTGTTCCTGCAGCGCTACCGGGGCTGA
- a CDS encoding threonine/serine exporter family protein, with translation MTGEKELLGLLGPLTEWLLGSSFEGTVRCEAIVEDLGRHYGHHVEATFLADAALLTVGERTLSFSRAPGVPPLHQVTQVKQLLHRIHRGLPAAAAAERLAAIRALPPRWSRPWQVLGLVAFTVGFGISVQATWQQVGVSALTGLLIGLLVVAGGGHRRLLLIEPFVASLLVSVVVLTLDRHGVIAGGPIQLILPALFYFIPGDAISAAALELAANRMTAGAARLVYSTVVLLVLAFGALMATVVLGVPRSALFDVSVPGNLGPVGVWGGWVLFALGVMLTFSMALRDFPWALGLVLLTAAVTEVGTRALGDPAGTFLGAVVMMTVALWLGRRPGSPPAYVLYLGAFYVLTPGSHGLRGLESWIGGHPIQGVGGVADMVSLLVAIAVGMLVGAAAAARFIRTG, from the coding sequence GTGACCGGCGAGAAGGAGTTGCTGGGGCTGCTCGGGCCGCTGACCGAGTGGCTGCTCGGCTCCAGCTTCGAGGGGACCGTGCGGTGCGAGGCGATCGTCGAGGACCTCGGCCGGCACTACGGCCACCACGTGGAGGCGACGTTCCTGGCCGACGCGGCGCTGCTGACCGTGGGCGAGCGGACCCTGTCGTTCTCCCGGGCGCCCGGCGTGCCCCCGCTGCACCAGGTCACCCAGGTGAAGCAGCTCCTGCACCGGATCCATCGCGGCCTGCCGGCGGCGGCCGCCGCCGAGCGGCTGGCCGCGATCCGGGCGCTGCCGCCGCGCTGGTCGCGGCCGTGGCAGGTGCTCGGGCTGGTCGCGTTCACCGTCGGCTTCGGGATCTCGGTGCAGGCCACCTGGCAGCAGGTCGGGGTCTCCGCGCTGACCGGGCTGCTGATCGGGTTGCTGGTGGTGGCCGGCGGCGGGCACCGGCGACTGCTGCTGATCGAGCCGTTCGTGGCGTCCCTGCTGGTCTCGGTGGTGGTGCTGACGCTCGACCGGCACGGGGTGATCGCCGGCGGCCCGATCCAGCTGATCCTGCCGGCGCTGTTCTACTTCATCCCGGGTGACGCGATCAGCGCGGCCGCCCTGGAGCTGGCCGCGAACCGGATGACCGCGGGCGCCGCCCGGCTGGTCTACAGCACGGTGGTGCTGCTCGTGCTGGCGTTCGGCGCGCTGATGGCGACGGTGGTGCTGGGCGTGCCGCGCAGCGCGCTGTTCGACGTGAGCGTGCCCGGCAACCTGGGGCCGGTCGGCGTGTGGGGCGGCTGGGTGCTGTTCGCGCTCGGGGTGATGCTGACGTTCTCGATGGCGTTGCGGGACTTCCCGTGGGCGCTCGGGCTGGTGCTGCTGACCGCGGCGGTGACCGAGGTGGGCACCCGGGCGCTGGGTGATCCGGCCGGGACGTTCCTGGGCGCGGTGGTGATGATGACGGTGGCGCTGTGGCTCGGGCGCCGGCCCGGGTCGCCGCCCGCCTACGTGCTGTACCTGGGCGCGTTCTACGTGCTGACGCCGGGTTCGCACGGGTTGCGCGGGCTGGAGAGCTGGATCGGCGGGCACCCGATCCAGGGCGTCGGCGGGGTGGCCGACATGGTGTCGCTCCTGGTCGCGATCGCGGTCGGGATGCTCGTCGGGGCCGCGGCGGCCGCCCGTTTCATCCGTACCGGATGA
- a CDS encoding threonine/serine exporter ThrE family protein → MDEQELQQFLLYLGSALTAAGEAVNQIEEHLVKVAAAYGAPHARVSVLPTYVVVSLEPGRPATLEPTRQLRGGLRLDQTAAVYDVLRVAERGEVTPRDGSEQVLAAVNMPPRFSAVVRTAGHAVLIGGICLILAPTWGDVLLAVLFGVVVGLMRLFGGRWASAQMIMPVIAAFTVSAATFVLAGTGWADADLRAMVAPLVTFLPGAMLTMGVVELSAYEMVTGSSRLVAGALQLLLLAFGIIGAAHVVGVPTPAAADHVPNTIGWWAPWLGPLVVGVGNYLLLAGPPRSLGWLLLVLYAGWISQYLGNLVLGGYLSGFVGALVLTIVAYEVERVPGGPPALVSFLPGFWLLVPGALTLIGMTEYLGQDTVRGAEDLIGATASMVSVALGVLCGHPLFRAVSRVGEKAVSR, encoded by the coding sequence ATGGACGAGCAAGAGCTGCAGCAGTTCCTGCTCTATCTGGGCAGCGCGCTCACCGCGGCCGGGGAGGCCGTCAATCAGATCGAGGAACACCTGGTGAAGGTGGCGGCGGCCTACGGCGCGCCGCACGCCCGGGTCAGTGTCCTGCCGACGTACGTCGTGGTCTCGCTGGAGCCCGGGCGGCCGGCGACGCTGGAGCCGACCCGCCAGCTGCGCGGCGGGTTGCGGTTGGATCAGACCGCCGCGGTGTACGACGTCCTGCGCGTCGCCGAGCGCGGCGAGGTCACCCCGCGGGACGGCAGCGAGCAGGTGCTGGCGGCGGTGAACATGCCACCCCGGTTCAGCGCCGTGGTCCGGACCGCCGGGCACGCGGTGCTGATCGGCGGGATCTGCCTGATCCTCGCTCCGACCTGGGGGGACGTCCTGCTGGCCGTGCTGTTCGGGGTGGTGGTGGGGTTGATGCGGCTGTTCGGCGGGCGCTGGGCCAGCGCCCAGATGATCATGCCGGTGATCGCCGCGTTCACCGTCTCCGCGGCGACGTTCGTGCTGGCCGGCACCGGCTGGGCGGACGCCGACCTGCGGGCCATGGTCGCGCCGCTGGTGACGTTCCTGCCGGGGGCGATGCTGACGATGGGCGTCGTCGAGCTGTCCGCGTACGAGATGGTCACCGGCTCCAGTCGTCTGGTCGCCGGCGCCCTGCAGCTGCTGCTGCTGGCGTTCGGGATCATCGGTGCCGCCCACGTGGTCGGCGTGCCGACGCCGGCCGCCGCGGACCACGTCCCGAACACGATCGGCTGGTGGGCGCCCTGGCTGGGCCCGCTGGTCGTCGGGGTCGGCAACTACCTGCTGCTGGCCGGCCCACCGCGCTCACTGGGCTGGCTGCTGCTGGTGCTCTACGCCGGATGGATCAGCCAGTACCTGGGCAATCTGGTGCTCGGCGGCTATCTGAGCGGGTTCGTCGGCGCGCTGGTGCTGACGATCGTCGCGTACGAGGTGGAGCGGGTGCCCGGCGGGCCACCGGCGCTGGTCTCGTTCCTGCCCGGGTTCTGGCTGCTGGTGCCGGGCGCGCTGACGCTGATCGGGATGACCGAGTACCTCGGCCAGGACACCGTCCGCGGCGCCGAGGACCTGATCGGCGCGACCGCGTCGATGGTGTCGGTCGCGCTCGGCGTGCTGTGCGGGCATCCCCTGTTCCGGGCGGTGTCCCGGGTCGGCGAGAAGGCGGTGTCCCGGTGA
- a CDS encoding DUF2927 domain-containing protein: MIRPTPVLLLAVLALGACRAPAHPVAARPSASLSPSPSISVLPPTTAPVKPVISKAGLAYFNTVALGVATGDKYSVVTKWTLPVVTVRVQGGDARARTCVNTVIADFNALTATSDLRLSANPADIEVHLAPVSKFKSLLPQYESGNDGWVNVQWSRLHYITGATVLVRSTGNNATDRCHLLREQLTEGMGLLGATKKYRSSIFYGEYYPTVTKYSAIDKEVIRLLYSEAVQPGDDKARVRASVTVK; encoded by the coding sequence GTGATCCGTCCGACCCCCGTCCTGCTTCTCGCCGTGCTCGCCCTCGGCGCGTGCCGGGCGCCGGCCCACCCGGTGGCCGCCCGCCCCTCCGCGAGCCTGTCGCCGTCCCCGTCGATCTCGGTGTTGCCGCCGACGACGGCCCCGGTCAAGCCGGTGATCAGCAAGGCCGGGCTCGCGTACTTCAACACCGTCGCGCTCGGCGTGGCGACCGGCGACAAGTACAGCGTCGTCACGAAGTGGACCCTGCCGGTGGTCACGGTCCGGGTCCAGGGCGGCGACGCGCGGGCCCGCACGTGCGTGAACACGGTCATCGCCGACTTCAACGCGCTCACCGCGACCAGCGACCTGCGGCTCAGCGCGAACCCGGCCGACATCGAGGTGCACCTCGCCCCGGTGTCGAAGTTCAAGTCGCTCCTGCCGCAGTACGAGTCCGGCAACGACGGCTGGGTCAACGTCCAGTGGTCCCGCCTGCACTACATCACCGGGGCGACCGTGCTGGTCCGCTCGACCGGCAACAACGCGACGGACCGGTGCCACCTGCTCCGGGAGCAGCTGACCGAGGGCATGGGGCTGCTGGGCGCCACCAAGAAGTACCGGAGCAGCATCTTCTACGGGGAGTACTACCCGACGGTGACGAAGTACTCGGCGATCGACAAGGAGGTCATCCGGCTGCTGTACAGCGAGGCGGTGCAGCCGGGCGACGACAAGGCGCGGGTCCGGGCCTCGGTCACCGTCAAATGA